The Ancylobacter sp. WKF20 genome contains a region encoding:
- a CDS encoding biotin-dependent carboxyltransferase family protein, whose amino-acid sequence MVERSFEVVKPGLATTVQDLGRPGYYHLGLPLSGAMDRFALIAANCLVGNPDGAAGLEAVFLGPELRFSADALVAITGAELPPKLDGVEQPLWTAFSVKAGQVLSFAFLKAGARAYIAIHGGIDVPEVLGSRSTYALGALGGFEGRALKAGDVVPLGAPTARGHEGATLPVSGRRPVQASGVEIRVVPGLYWHRITEEAQAGFFEDSWKVAPEADRIGYRFRGGRKLDFVPRKQPFGAGSDPSNIVDSCYPYGSIQVPGGTEPIVLHRDAVSGGGYFMIGTVISADMDLIGQLQPHQPVRFAAVTLEAALKARAAETMRLKQMDLLLP is encoded by the coding sequence ATGGTTGAACGCTCGTTCGAGGTCGTCAAACCCGGCCTTGCCACAACCGTGCAGGACCTCGGCCGTCCGGGCTACTATCATCTCGGTCTGCCACTCTCCGGCGCGATGGACCGCTTCGCGCTGATCGCCGCGAACTGCCTGGTCGGCAATCCCGACGGCGCGGCCGGGCTGGAGGCGGTGTTCCTCGGCCCGGAACTCCGTTTTTCCGCAGACGCGCTCGTCGCCATCACCGGCGCCGAGCTGCCGCCCAAACTCGATGGCGTCGAGCAGCCCCTCTGGACCGCTTTCTCGGTGAAGGCCGGGCAGGTGCTGTCGTTTGCCTTCCTCAAAGCCGGCGCGCGCGCCTACATCGCCATCCATGGCGGCATCGACGTGCCTGAGGTCCTTGGCTCGCGCTCGACCTATGCGCTCGGCGCCTTGGGCGGCTTTGAGGGCCGCGCGCTGAAGGCGGGCGATGTTGTGCCGCTGGGAGCACCGACGGCTCGAGGGCACGAGGGCGCGACGCTGCCGGTGTCAGGCCGCCGCCCGGTTCAGGCAAGCGGCGTGGAGATCCGGGTGGTGCCGGGCCTCTACTGGCACCGCATCACCGAAGAGGCGCAGGCCGGTTTCTTCGAGGATAGCTGGAAGGTGGCTCCCGAGGCGGACCGCATCGGCTACCGCTTCCGCGGCGGTCGAAAGCTCGACTTCGTCCCGCGCAAGCAGCCTTTCGGTGCCGGTTCCGACCCGTCCAACATTGTCGACAGTTGCTACCCCTACGGCTCGATACAGGTGCCGGGTGGCACCGAGCCGATCGTGCTGCACCGTGACGCGGTGTCAGGCGGCGGCTATTTCATGATCGGCACCGTCATCTCGGCCGACATGGATCTGATTGGGCAATTACAGCCGCACCAGCCCGTGCGTTTCGCCGCCGTCACGCTGGAGGCCGCCCTCAAGGCGCGTGCGGCAGAGACGATGCGGCTCAAGCAAATGGACCTGCTGCTGCCGTGA